One window from the genome of Oryza glaberrima chromosome 3, OglaRS2, whole genome shotgun sequence encodes:
- the LOC127768928 gene encoding 3-ketoacyl-CoA synthase 1-like: protein MEAAVMERERLTAEMAFRDDARAAGEEWAPSIVIKIRRRLPDFARSVNLKYVKLGIRHGGSVTSYLPMLCVPLLASAAYSFVRLDVIYRSIDLLTCVAWLGTAVLLLTVYYFKRPRPVYLVEFACYKPDDQHKISKEGFLEMTESTGCFNDAALDFQTKITNRSALGDETYLPPGVQARPPRLNMAEARMEAEAVMFGCLDALFESTGINPKRDVGILIVNCSLFNPTPSLSSMIINHYEMRADVKSFNLGGMGCSAGLIAIDLAKDMLQANPNSYAVVLSTENITLNWYFGNDRSMLLSNCIFRMGGAAALLSNRRADAGRAKYRLLHTVRTHKGATDECFNCVYQREDEDGKVGVSLARELMAVAGDALKTNITTLGPLVLPLTEQLKFLKSLMMRRVFRVKGVRPYIPDFRRAFEHFCVHAGGRAVLEEVQRSLSLEDRDMEPSKCSLHRFGNTSSSSLWYELAYAEAKGRVQRGNRVWQIGFGSGFKCNSAVWRALRDVPAVSPPPKGKKSCNPWVDCVAKYPPKAYV, encoded by the coding sequence ATGGAGGCGGCTGTCATGGAGCGGGAGCGGCTCACGGCGGAGATGGCGTTCCGCGACGACGCgcgggcggccggggaggagtgGGCGCCGAGCATCGTGATCAAgatccggcgccgcctcccggacTTCGCGCGGTCCGTGAACCTCAAGTACGTCAAGCTCGGGATCCGGCACGGCGGCAGCGTCACGTCGTACCTGCCCATGCTGTGCGTGCCGctgctcgcctccgccgcctacTCCTTCGTCCGCCTCGACGTCATCTACCGCTCCATCGACCTGCTCACCTGCGTCGCCTGGCTCGGGACCGCCGTGCTGCTGCTCACCGTCTACTACTTCAAGCGCCCGCGCCCGGTGTACCTCGTCGAGTTCGCCTGCTACAAGCCGGACGACCAGCACAAGATCTCCAAGGAAGGCTTCCTCGAGATGACCGAGAGCACCGGCTGCTTCAATGACGCCGCGCTCGACTTCCAGACCAAGATCACCAATCGCTCCGCGCTCGGCGACGAGACGTACCTCCCTCCCGGCGTCCAGGCGCGGCCGCCGAGGCTCAACATGGCCGAGGCGAGGATGGAGGCCGAGGCCGTCATGTTCGGGTGCCTCGACGCGCTCTTCGAGTCCACCGGGATCAACCCGAAACGCGACGTGGGCATCCTCATCGTCAACTGCAGCCTCTTCAACCCGacgccgtcgctgtcgtcgaTGATCATCAACCACTACGAGATGCGGGCGGACGTCAAGTCGTTCAACCTCGGCGGCATGGGGTGCAGCGCCGGCCTCATCGCCATCGACCTCGCCAAGGACATGCTCCAGGCGAACCCCAACTCGTACGCGGTCGTCCTCAGCACGGAGAACATCACCCTCAACTGGTACTTCGGTAACGACCGCTCGATGCTCCTTTCGAATTGCATCTTCCGtatgggcggcgcggcggcgctgctctcgaaccgccgcgccgacgccggccgcgCCAAGTACCGGTTGCTGCACACCGTGCGGACGCACAAGGGCGCCACCGACGAGTGCTTCAACTGCGTGTACCAGcgcgaggacgaggacgggaAGGTCGGGGTGTCGCTGGCGCGGGAGCTcatggcggtggccggcgacgcgcTCAAGACCAACATCACCACGCTGGGGCCCCTCGTCCTCCCGCTCACCGAGCAGCTCAAGTTCCTCAAGTCCCTGATGATGCGCCGCGTGTTCCGCGTCAAGGGCGTGCGCCCCTACATCCCGGACTTCCGCCGCGCGTTCGAGCACTTCTGCGtgcacgccggcggccgcgccgtgcTGGAGGAGGTGCAGCGCAGCCTCAGCCTGGAGGACAGGGACATGGAGCCGAGCAAGTGCTCGCTGCACCGGTTCGGcaacaccagcagcagctcgcTGTGGTACGAGCTGGCGTACGCCGAGGCCAAGGGCCGCGTCCAGCGCGGCAACCGCGTGTGGCAGATCGGCTTCGGCTCGGGGTTCAAGTGCAACAGCGCGGTCTGGCGCGCGCTCCGCGACGTGCcggccgtgtcgccgccgccgaaggggaagaagagctGCAACCCCTGGGTGGACTGCGTCGCCAAGTACCCGCCCAAGGCGTACGTTTGA
- the LOC127768993 gene encoding probable 4-hydroxy-tetrahydrodipicolinate reductase 2, chloroplastic yields MLSLRPPCTLSPAPWRRRRTLHGAAGTPQRVSAAAPSAIVEAVSPPARLSFPILVNGCTGKMGLSVAEAATSSGLHLVPISFSSRDTLDRTVRVGHTDVRIYGPSAREDVLSSVIDEFPDVVVVDYTAPDSVNANAELYCKLGLPFVMGTTGGDRQLLYKSVQDSNNYALISPQMGKQVVAFLAAMEIMAEQFPGAFSGYHLEVLESHQAGKLDISGTAKAVIACFEKLGVSYDMNRMVKIRDPEQQLEMVGVPEEHIEGHAFHLYHLTSPDDSVSFEFQHNVCGRSIYAEGSVDAAMFLHRKVRSNDSKRIYDMIDVLREGSMR; encoded by the exons ATGCTCTCGTTGCGGCCGCCTTGTACTCTGTCGCCCGCACCGTGGCGGAGACGGCGCACCCTCCACGGAGCCGCGGGGACCCCGCAGCGCgtcagcgcggcggcgccttcCGCCATCGTAGAGGCCgtttcgccgccggcgaggctctCTTTCCCGATACTG GTGAATGGATGCACTGGTAAAATGGGGTTATCTGTGGCTGAGGCAGCCACTTCAAGTGGTCTTCACCTAGTTCCTATTTCATTCAGTAGTAGAGATACGCTAGACAGAACAGTACGGGTTGGTCATACGGATGTTCGGATATATGGTCCTTCTGCAAGAGAAGATGTTCTATCATCTGTTATTGATGAATTCCCAGATGTTGTTGTTGTGGACTACACAGCACCTGACTCTGTGAATG CTAATGCTGAGCTCTATTGCAAGCTCGGTTTGCCATTTGTTATGGGCACAACTGGTGGAGATAGGCAGTTACTCTATAAATCAGTTCAAGATTCAAATAACTATGCACTGATATCTCCACAGATGGGAAAACAg GTTGTTGCATTTCTTGCTGCAATGGAAATTATGGCTGAGCAATTTCCTGGGGCCTTTTCAGGCTATCATTTGGAG GTTTTGGAATCCCATCAAGCTGGCAAGCTGGACATATCTGGTACAGCTAAAGCTGTAATTGCGTGTTTTGAGAAGTTAGGTGTGTCATATGACATGAACCGG ATGGTTAAGATTAGGGATCCTGAGCAGCAGCTTGAGATGGTGGGTGTCCCTGAAGAACATATTGAAGGGCATGCATTCCATCTGTACCATCTCACTTCTCCCGATGACAG TGTTTCATTTGAATTCCAGCACAATGTCTGTGGCCGTTCAATATATGCTGAAGGATCTGTTGATGCCGCAATGTTTCTGCATAGGAAG GTACGCTCCAATGATTCCAAAAGAATTTACGATATGATTGATGTCTTGAGAGAAGGCAGCATGCGGTGA
- the LOC127768097 gene encoding uncharacterized protein LOC127768097 has product MGFASCVAVCLAFAVLLPWHATATSPTGTIQRETKQQILASIPPHWQENPVLFLTSPSGKYTAYFLRSQTAPGAGGLGADFCYVEVLDTSDPGAEGRSVWESECLAVSTVNTCSLVFSWKGLEVFDGSNSVWHTHDTQSDSQNFLETLELVDEGDMRILDKGGELAWKASDEPRAAQHCGMPGSPGLASAFPPFAQPIGHGSSDLPFGFGNGDHVAGNGIGGGAVAQPELPVAPVPQPELPLAPVPQEADLGGAAGVEPQGQGVGQTSFGFGAQPLVDNSPYDSGAWKQVGGCSLTAIGVGFILNVAIAMGLGH; this is encoded by the coding sequence ATGGGGTTTGCTTCCTGCGTCGCCGTATGCCTCGCGTTCGCCGTTCTCCTCCCTTGGCACGCCacggcgacgtcgccgacggGCACGATACAGCGGGAGACGAAGCAGCAGATCCTGGCCAGCATCCCGCCGCACTGGCAGGAGAACCCGGTGCTGTTCCTGACGTCGCCGTCGGGCAAGTACACGGCGTACTTCCTGCGCAGCCAGACCGCGCCGGGcgccggcggcctcggcgccgaCTTCTGCTACGTGGAGGTGCTCGACACCTCGGATCCCGGCGCGGAGGGGCGGAGCGTGTGGGAGTCGGAGTGCCTGGCGGTGAGCACCGTGAACACGTGCTCGCTCGTGTTCTCGTGGAAAGGGCTGGAGGTGTTCGACGGGAGCAACTCGGTGTGGCACACCCACGACACGCAGTCCGACAGCCAGAACTTCCTCGAGACGCTGGAGCTGGTGGACGAGGGCGACATGCGCATCCTCGACAAGGGCGGCGAGCTGGCGTGGAAGGCCAGCGacgagccgcgcgccgcgcagCACTGCGGGATGCCAGGCTCCCCCGGTCTCGCCTCGGCGTTCCCGCCGTTCGCCCAGCCGATCGGCCACGGCAGCAGCGACCTGCCGTTCGGGTTCGGGAACGGTGACCACGTCGCTGGcaacggcatcggcggcggcgccgtggcgcAGCCGGAGCTCCCCGTGGCGCCAGTGCCGCAGCCGGAGCTTCCGTTGGCGCCGGTGCCGCAGGAGGCTGATCtcggtggcgccgccggggTGGAGCCGCAGGGACAGGGCGTGGGGCAGACGTCGTTCGGATTCGGCGCCCAGCCGCTGGTGGACAACAGCCCGTACGACAGCGGCGCATGGAAGCAGGTGGGCGGATGCAGCCTCACCGCCATCGGAGTTGGCTTCATTCTCAACGTCGCCATTGCCATGGGCTTGGGCCACTGA
- the LOC127768994 gene encoding proline-rich protein 2-like, giving the protein MEILPRQLLLGVCGAVVLVAGLAHAAYAGTAPVVVGLAMCSGCTRKNMNAEAAFKGLQVAVKCKNSRGEYDKMAVGKVDKSGAFSVPLAADLVGEDGVLKQDCFARLHSASSAPCPGQEPSKIVAAQQPGHDGAKTFVALAGKVHRPSAECASAFLCDPFHKHHHHIVLHPPVIVPPKHDHDHSLPPVHEPPVTVPDHKPAPVTVPDHKPPSTTTPVYAPPKPTPIYGPPTQQKNKH; this is encoded by the exons ATGGAAATCCTACCTCGACAGCTACTGCTCGGTGTCTGCGGCGCCGTCGTGCTGGTGGCCGGCTTGGCGCATGCTGCGTACGCAGGGACAGCGCCGGTCGTGGTCGGCTTGGCCATGTGCTCGGGTTGCACCAGGAAGAACATGAATGCCGAGGCAGCTTTCAAAG GTCTTCAAGTGGCTGTCAAGTGCAAGAACAGCAGGGGCGAGTACGACAAAATGGCCGTGGGGAAGGTGGACAAGTCCGGCGCCTTCAGcgtccccctcgccgccgacctcgtcggcgaggacggcgtgCTGAAGCAGGACTGCTTCGCGCGGCTGCACAGCGCGTCGAGCGCGCCCTGCCCGGGGCAGGAGCCCTCCAAGATCGTCGCGGCGCAGCAGCCCGGCCACGACGGCGCGAAGACGTTCGTGGCGCTCGCCGGCAAGGTGCACCGGCCGTCGGCGGAATGCGCCTCCGCGTTCCTGTGCGATCCTTTCCAcaagcaccaccaccacatcGTCCTCCACCCGCCCGTGATCGTTCCTCCCAAGCATGACCATGATCACTCGCTCCCGCCAGTCCACGAGCCTCCGGTGACCGTGCCCGACCACAAGCCGGCGCCGGTGACCGTTCCCGATCACAAGCCGCCGTCCACGACGACGCCGGTGTACGCGCCGCCGAAGCCGACCCCGATCTACGGCCCTCCAACCCAGCAGAAGAACAAGCACTAG
- the LOC127767878 gene encoding uncharacterized protein LOC127767878 isoform X2: MDGDTTFTKLFVGGLPWETRGDAVRRHFEQFGEIVEAVVIADKHTGRSKGYGFVTFRDPDGAARALQDPTPVIDGRRANCNLAAFGAARRVHAVAAPFGMARLRPAMIASSSSYQGSAPSYFPQVLYAYPYCYGYHGGYSPEITHQAHMGYYGGYGVSAAQAQQQQAQLHAYYAAARPAGAYQFQAAGEQTRSALAPTVQYLQMCEKSGMTTAGSVSAVESGASEGSSDQRPAS; encoded by the exons ATGGACGGCGACACGACGTTCACGAAGCTGTTCGTGGGGGGCCTGCCGTGGGAGACCCGGGGCGACGCGGTGCGGCGCCACTTCGAGCAGTTCGGCGAGATCGTCGaggccgtcgtcatcgccgacAAGCACACCGGCCGCTCCAAGGGCTACGGTTTT GTGACGTTCAGGGAccccgacggcgcggcgcgggcgctgcAGGACCCAACGCCGGTGATCGACGGGAGAAGGGCCAACTGCAACCTGGCGGCgttcggcgcggcgcggcgcgtgcaCGCTGTCGCGGCGCCGTTTG GGATGGCCAGATTGAGGCCCGCAATGATCGCGTCGTCTTCGTCGTACCAGGGCTCTGCTCCTTCCTACTTCCCCCAAGTTCTGTACGCCTACCCTTACTGCTATGG ATACCATGGAGGATATTCTCCGGAAATAACGCACCAAGCGCACATG GGCTACTATGGTGGATACGGTGTATCTGCAGCACaggcacagcagcagcaagcacaaCTGCACGCGTACTACGCGGCTGCTAGGCCGGCCGGAGCTTACCAGTTTCAGGCGGCCGGTGAACAGACGCGGAGCGCTCTTGCCCCAACAGTACAGTATTTGCAGATGTGCGAAAAGTCAGGAATGACGACGGCTGGAAGCGTCTCAGCCGTTGAATCAGGTGCTTCCGAAGGATCGTCTGATCAGCGGCCCGCGTCATGA
- the LOC127767878 gene encoding uncharacterized protein LOC127767878 isoform X1: MDGDTTFTKLFVGGLPWETRGDAVRRHFEQFGEIVEAVVIADKHTGRSKGYGFVRLAHLRFSLLLLLQIAAGLRLNLFRRMSVSAGDVQGPRRRGAGAAGPNAGDRREKGQLQPGGVRRGAARARCRGAVWCSLISPFCQPDFPITIKPDFSLISYCAVVSGMARLRPAMIASSSSYQGSAPSYFPQVLYAYPYCYGYHGGYSPEITHQAHMGYYGGYGVSAAQAQQQQAQLHAYYAAARPAGAYQFQAAGEQTRSALAPTVQYLQMCEKSGMTTAGSVSAVESGASEGSSDQRPAS, from the exons ATGGACGGCGACACGACGTTCACGAAGCTGTTCGTGGGGGGCCTGCCGTGGGAGACCCGGGGCGACGCGGTGCGGCGCCACTTCGAGCAGTTCGGCGAGATCGTCGaggccgtcgtcatcgccgacAAGCACACCGGCCGCTCCAAGGGCTACGGTTTTGTACGCCTCGCCCATCTCCGATTctccttgctcctcctcctgcagATAGCAGCTGGCCTCCGTTTAAACTTATTCCGGCGCATGTCTGTTTCGGCAGGTGACGTTCAGGGAccccgacggcgcggcgcgggcgctgcAGGACCCAACGCCGGTGATCGACGGGAGAAGGGCCAACTGCAACCTGGCGGCgttcggcgcggcgcggcgcgtgcaCGCTGTCGCGGCGCCGTTTGGTGCAGTTTGATTTCTCCTTTTTGTCAGCCGGATTTCCCCATCACAATAAAACCGGATTTTTCGCTGATATCCTATTGTGCTGTTGTTTCAGGGATGGCCAGATTGAGGCCCGCAATGATCGCGTCGTCTTCGTCGTACCAGGGCTCTGCTCCTTCCTACTTCCCCCAAGTTCTGTACGCCTACCCTTACTGCTATGG ATACCATGGAGGATATTCTCCGGAAATAACGCACCAAGCGCACATG GGCTACTATGGTGGATACGGTGTATCTGCAGCACaggcacagcagcagcaagcacaaCTGCACGCGTACTACGCGGCTGCTAGGCCGGCCGGAGCTTACCAGTTTCAGGCGGCCGGTGAACAGACGCGGAGCGCTCTTGCCCCAACAGTACAGTATTTGCAGATGTGCGAAAAGTCAGGAATGACGACGGCTGGAAGCGTCTCAGCCGTTGAATCAGGTGCTTCCGAAGGATCGTCTGATCAGCGGCCCGCGTCATGA
- the LOC127767879 gene encoding 26.7 kDa heat shock protein, chloroplastic, with protein sequence MAAPFALVSRVSLAARLPIRAAWRSARPTVGLPSSGRARQLAVASAAQENRDNTAVDVHVNQDGGNQQGNAVQRRPRRSSALDGISPFGLVDPMSPMRTMRQMLDTMDRMFDDVALGFPATPRRSPATREVRMPWDVMEDDKEVRMRFDMPGLSREEVKVMVEDDALVIRGEHKKEEGEGAEGSGDGWWKERSVSSYDMRLALPDECDKSKVRAELKNGVLLVTVPKTEVERKVIDVQVQ encoded by the coding sequence ATGGCTGCTCCATTCGCTCTCGTCAGCCGTGTCTCGCTAGCGGCGCGCCTCCCCATCCGCGCCGCCTGGAggagcgcgaggccgacggTCGGGCTCCCGTCCTCGGGGAGGGCCCGCCAGCTCGCCGTGGCCTCCGCGGCGCAGGAGAACAGGGACAACACCGCCGTCGATGTCCACGTCAACCAGGACGGCGGGAACCAGCAGGGGAACGCCGTgcagcgccgcccgcgccgctcgtCGGCGTTGGACGGCATCTCCCCGTTCGGCCTCGTGGACCCGATGTCGCCGATGCGGACGATGCGGCAGATGCTGGACACGATGGACCGGATGTTCGACGACGTCGCGCTGGGGTTCCCCGCCACGCCGCGGAGGTCACCGGCGACGAGGGAGGTGCGGATGCCGTGGGACGTCATGGAGGACGACAAGGAGGTGAGGATGCGGTTCGACATGCCGGGCCTGTCGCGGGAGGAGGTGAAGGTGATGGTGGAGGACGACGCGCTCGTCATCCGCGGGGAGCACAagaaggaggagggcgagggcgcGGAGGGCTCCGGCGACGGGTGGTGGAAGGAGCGCAGCGTGAGCTCCTACGACATGCGGCTCGCGCTCCCCGACGAGTGCGACAAGAGCAAGGTCCGCGCCGAGCTCAAGAACGGCGTGCTGCTCGTCACCGTGCCCAAGACGGAGGTGGAGCGCAAGGTCATCGACGTGCAGGTCCAGTAG
- the LOC127767910 gene encoding proline-rich protein 4-like, whose amino-acid sequence MGTRLVPRETAALLGAFVALLAVSFGAVAAPAPLVVGSIKCLDCSPDDVKAEDAFRGLQVGIMCNSGAGEAYETKMLSGLDENGGFSIPLAADLLRDDGELDKDCFAQLHSAPETPCAGQTPPRIAKAGPGNDTIAAAAADAAPTYLAVSYDTLFSPVACKCGKYKKKFMFAPPPPPPPRPPAPEYKPPTPTLTPIPTPEPSYGPPAPKPPAPPVEDEPQPFFHKHPKLKFMHKKKPCPPLVDVDIPRPNN is encoded by the exons ATGGGGACTCGCTTAGTTCCTCGGGAAACTGCAGCTCTTCTCGGTGCTTTCGTTGCGCTTCTGGCCGTCAGCTtcggcgccgtggcggcgccggcgccgctcgtGGTTGGCTCCATCAAGTGCTTGGATTGCTCTCCCGACGACGTCAAAGCTGAGGATGCGTTCAGAG GGCTTCAAGTAGGCATCATGTGCaactccggcgccggcgaggcctaCGAGACGAAGATGCTCAGCGGCCTCGACGAGAACGGCGGCTTCAGCATCCCGCTCGCGGCCGACCTCctccgcgacgacggcgagctggaCAAGGACTGCTTCGCACAGCTCCACAGCGCGCCGGAGACGCCGTGCGCCGGACAGACCCCGCCCAGGATCGCCAAGGCCGGGCCTGGCAAcgacaccatcgccgccgccgccgctgacgccgcgcCGACCTACCTCGCGGTCTCCTACGACACGTTATTCTCTCCCGTCGCGTGCAAGTGCGGCAAGTACAAGAAGAAGTTCATgttcgccccgccgccgccgccgccgcccaggccGCCGGCCCCGGAGTACAAGCCCCCGACACCGACACTGACTCCGATTCCGACGCCGGAGCCATCGTACGGGCCACCGGCGCCGAAGCCACCAGCTCCGCCGGTGGAGGACGAGCCGCAGCCGTTCTTCCACAAGCACCCGAAGCTCAAGTTCATGCACAAGAAGAAGCCGTGCCCGCCGCTCGTCGACGTGGACATTCCCCGGCCCAACAACTGA
- the LOC127765968 gene encoding chaperone protein dnaJ 11, chloroplastic has translation MISPRPALSSSSLLAFRPAAASPTTNPSPPPSPRLHAAPPPLSASFSPSASVVAPDHVAAASFYDVLGLHAGASAREIKDAYRRLARAVHPDASPHPAAASSDDFIRVHAAYSTLSDPDKRADYDRRLLLLAAGRRRATPSLGRSPTFPARRRRTWETDQCW, from the coding sequence ATGATCTCCCCGCGCCCCGCGCTGTCCTCCTCCAGCTTACTCGCGTTCCgtcccgcggcggcgtcgcccacGACgaacccctcgccgccgccctccccgcgcctccacgccgcgccgccgccgctctcggcCTCCTTCTCCCCGTCGGCCTCCGTCGTCGCGCCGGACCACGTGGCCGCCGCCTCGTTCTACGACGTCCTCGGCCTCCACGCGGGGGCCAGCGCGCGGGAGATCAAGGACGCGTACCGCCGCCTCGCACGCGCCGTCCACCCGGACGCCTccccgcaccccgccgccgcgtcctccgaCGACTTCATCCGCGTCCACGCCGCCTACTCCACCCTCTCCGACCCCGACAAGCGCGCCGACtacgaccgccgcctcctcctcctcgccgccgggcgccgccgcgccaccccgtcCCTCGGCCGCTCGCCGACGtttcccgcgcgccgccgccgcacgtggGAGACCGACCAGTGCTGGTGA